The genomic region TGGAGGAAGTAGTTCGGGGCGGCGCTCCGAATCTACGCGCAATCCGCTGGGCCACCTGATTGAACACCGCTTTGCGGAGGCTACCTCCTCCTGCCGCTCTTATTCTGAGTTGGAGCGGCGCTCAGGCGTTTCGCGCGAGGCGCTCAGTCGCTATATTACGTCTCGCTCTGACCGCCGCCGTTCACCAACCGTTGAGACGCTGGCGGCCATTGCGACGGCTCTGAATATGAATATCGAGATTCTGTGCCGGGCGGCGGCTATGCGTGGGCCAGCGCGCCTGGATATGGAAGCGATAGGGAACAGCCGCAGTGAGCAAACCGCGCCACTGCTGGGGCAGCTTACTGAGGAGCAGTTTCACGCGCTCCTGGCCTTTTTGCGTCAGATGCTTGAGGCGCCAGGGCGCTGAAGCTCTGCGCGCCGTTGGGCGGAGACGCTTAAAAGCCGTCGTGGCTGGTTTGCCGTTTCTGGCGAAAGATTCGCTGGCCGCCTTGCTCACGATAAAACATGAGCTGGATGCCGCGTATGATGATCCAACCAAAGACGGGATAGACGATCAGCGCCAGCAAGGTGGTGAATTCGACCTCACCAGCGCCAATCTGTGGGTTGACGAGCAAAGACTCGAATGGGCCGGTCAGGGGATCGGTCAGCCCGAAGAGAAAAGCGCCAAACGGGCTGGCCGGGTTGGCGCCTATCAGCTTCAAGAAAAAACGCAGCGCCAGCACGATTTCTATCACCATAAAGATGAAGCGTATCGTTTTGCTGATGCGCCGCATCCGCTGGCTGGGCGAGGGCGGCGCGTCTACTTCGGTGCTGTAGAAGGTTTCTTCTTCGGTGGTCTGCTGGTTTTCTACGGTTTCGAGTGTTTCTGATACAGAACCGGCCTGTCCCTGCTTCACGGGCAGCGGTGGTGGTTCGTAGGGATCGGGGGGGATGGTTGATTGAACTGGCATAAGGCCCCGGCCCCCCGCTACCCCCTGCTGCTGGGGGATGAGCGGCTTTGGTTGTGGGGCCAGAGGCACTGTCGGTATCGTTGATGGGTCGGCAGGCGCCTGGTTTGGGTCTGGCGCTGGCTGCATTGGGAGGTCTCCTCTCTCTTGTGGCCTGAGCGCTCTGCCTTTCATGGCGTGCAAGTTTCAGACCAGCGCCAGCCAGCGCCGCCGGGTTAGTGTTTTGGCCCTTCTCCCACAGGTTCAGCCGCTTCTTTTTCTTTCTCTTCGGCGGTCTTCTCTTCTGATTTCCTGCTCTCTCCGCGCTGAGCGCGTTGCAATTCCCAGCGTCTTCGCTGGCGGCGTCGCCAGTTGACGCGCGCCCGCGCGGCCAGCGTGACCGGCCAGTAGAGCAGCGGGCGATAGATATAATCGTGGGTTGCCAGGCTTAAGCGCGAGAAGCCGCCAAAGCCGCGCTTGTATTCGTAGACGTTCCACATTTCTTCGCCTGGCTCCAACACTTCGGGGATGCCGCGAAAATCATAGAGTGAACACCCCTGTTCTTTGGCCCACAAAAACGTTTTCCAGTGGAGCAGATAGCCGGGCTTGAGATTGCGATGCGCTTCGGCTGTTGCGCCGAACATATCCCAGCAGCCCGCGCCGTAGCGAATGAGCAGGTGTCCTACCAGCGGCTCACCCGCGTAGTCTGCCAGGAAGAGGCGCGCGTCGTCGGCAAAGAGTTCGAGGATGTTGGTATAGTGCTTGAGCGGCAGGATGGTGAAATCGTCACGCTGGCTGGTCTGTTGATACATGCGATAGAAGGCTTCCATATCTTCTGGCGCGCAGGCGGTGCGCACCTG from Ktedonobacterales bacterium harbors:
- a CDS encoding helix-turn-helix transcriptional regulator, producing the protein MYSHVGPSGHSISSDHSYSQRIGAPADLGAGGGSSSGRRSESTRNPLGHLIEHRFAEATSSCRSYSELERRSGVSREALSRYITSRSDRRRSPTVETLAAIATALNMNIEILCRAAAMRGPARLDMEAIGNSRSEQTAPLLGQLTEEQFHALLAFLRQMLEAPGR
- a CDS encoding peptidoglycan bridge formation glycyltransferase FemA/FemB family protein encodes the protein MEVREISDRAQWDNFVSQAQTGHLMQSYQWGELMQRDGRRIMRLGALEAGQLVAAAQVQFATIPYVKAPWLYVLRGPVVDDPASPALSAIINELHRIARRERAAMLKIEPHVEEGTPGWREALKGLGFQTNPIPAHVRRSWLLDIRPPEQKLLAGMKRSWRYNIKVAERGGVQVRTACAPEDMEAFYRMYQQTSQRDDFTILPLKHYTNILELFADDARLFLADYAGEPLVGHLLIRYGAGCWDMFGATAEAHRNLKPGYLLHWKTFLWAKEQGCSLYDFRGIPEVLEPGEEMWNVYEYKRGFGGFSRLSLATHDYIYRPLLYWPVTLAARARVNWRRRQRRRWELQRAQRGESRKSEEKTAEEKEKEAAEPVGEGPKH
- a CDS encoding YggT family protein; translation: MQPAPDPNQAPADPSTIPTVPLAPQPKPLIPQQQGVAGGRGLMPVQSTIPPDPYEPPPLPVKQGQAGSVSETLETVENQQTTEEETFYSTEVDAPPSPSQRMRRISKTIRFIFMVIEIVLALRFFLKLIGANPASPFGAFLFGLTDPLTGPFESLLVNPQIGAGEVEFTTLLALIVYPVFGWIIIRGIQLMFYREQGGQRIFRQKRQTSHDGF